In Paralichthys olivaceus isolate ysfri-2021 chromosome 13, ASM2471397v2, whole genome shotgun sequence, the following are encoded in one genomic region:
- the rbfox1l gene encoding RNA binding protein fox-1 homolog 1-like — translation MLSSPTVILQPYGLPVYQQTPTCYPSIVQGGATQEAGPGSGDPALSQVYAPPPSYPPPGQGPPTSAGRLPPLDFTSAHAGSEYAEHPQLRVYQGPQLEGAEALTSGSAEDALAPVTSDPQSLSVSVSSGGGAGSGSEEEGSGKAQPKRLHVSNIPFRFRDPDLRQMFGQFGKILDVEIIFNERGSKGFGFVTFESAAEADRAREKLNGTIVEGRKIEVNNATARVVTKKPQTPLVNGDISTSGWKINPVMGAMYAPELYTVASFPYPVATPTLAYRGSALRGRGRAVYNTIRSAAAAAPAAAVPAYPGVVYQDGLYGAEVYGGYPAAYRVAQSASAATATYSDGYGRVYATAADPYHHSVGPTTTYGVGTMASLYRGGYNRFTPY, via the exons ATGCTCTCCTCACCCACTGTGATTCTCCAGCCATATGGACTGCCTGTCTACCAACAGACACCCACATGCTACCCCAGCATAGTTCAG ggAGGTGCCACCCAGGAGGCCGGCCCGGGGAGCGGCGACCCCGCCCTATCTCAGGTCTACGCCCCGCCTCCTTCTTACCCCCCACCGGGACAAGGTCCGCCAACATCTGCGGGCAGACTGCCCCCTCTGGACTTCACCTCTGCACATGCCGGTTCAGAGTACGCAGAGCATCCCCAACTCAGAGTCTATCAGGGCCCTCAGCTCGAAGGGGCCGAGGCCCTGACGTCCGGCTCCGCG GAGGACGCTTTGGcccctgtgacctctgacccccagTCTCTGAGTGTGTCCGTGTCATCAGGAGGCGGGGCAGGAAGtggaagtgaggaggaggggtcaGGTAAGGCCCAACCCAAACGCCTCCACGTCTCCAACATCCCGTTCCGCTTCAGAGACCCAGACCTCCGCCAGATGTTTGGG CAGTTTGGCAAGATCCTTGATGTAGAAATCATCTTCAATGAGAGGGGGTCCAAG GGCTTTGGATTCGTAACCTTCGAGAGCGCCGCTGAGGCTGACCGAGCTCGAGAAAAGCTGAACGGAACAATCGTGGAAGGGAGAAAGATTGAG GTTAATAATGCCACTGCAAGAGTAGTGACCAAGAAGCCCCAGACGCCTCTGGTGAATGGTGACATTTCAA CTTCTGGATGGAAGATCAACCCTGTCATGGGAGCAATGTATGCACCTGAGCTCTATACAG ttGCCAGTTTTCCGTACCCTGTAGCGACTCCCACCTTGGCCTATCGGGGCTCTGCATTGCGTGGTCGAGGTCGAGCCGTCTACAACACGATtcgctctgcagctgcagccgcacctgcagctgctgtcccCGCCTACCCTGG GGTTGTATACCAGGACGGACTGTATGGAGCAGAGGTTTAT GGTGGATATCCAGCAGCTTATAGAGTGGCTCAATCAGCATCTGCTGCCACGGCGACCTACAGTGATGG ATATGGACGGGTGTACGCCACAGCCGCAGACCCCTACCACCACTCAGTCGGACCAACGACGACATATGGAGTTGGTACAATG GCCAGTTTGTACAGAGGAGGATACAACCGCTTCACCCCATACTGA
- the rps9 gene encoding small ribosomal subunit protein uS4 — MPVARSWVCRKTYVTPRRPFEKSRLDQELKLIGEYGLRNKREVWRVKFTLAKIRKAARELLTLDEKEPKRLFEGNALLRRLVRIGVLDEGKMKLDYILGLKVEDFLERRLQTQVFKLGLAKSIHHARVLIRQRHIRVRKQVVNIPSFVVRLDSQKHIDFSLRSPYGGGRPGRVKRKNAKKGQGGAGGADDEEED; from the exons ATGCCCGTTGCCAGGAGTTGGGTTTGTCGCAAGACATACGTCACCCCCCGCCGTCCCTTCGAGAAGTCCCGTCTCGACCAGGAGTTGAAACTCATTG GCGAGTATGGTCTGAGGAACAAGCGTGAGGTGTGGAGGGTCAAGTTCACCCTGGCCAAGATCCGCAAAGCTGCCAGAGAGCTGCTGACTCTGGATGAGAAGGAACCCAAGCGTCTGTTTGAAG gtAATGCTTTGCTCAGGCGTCTGGTGAGGATCGGTGTGCTGGATGAGGGTAAGATGAAGCTCGATTACATCCTGGGCCTGAAGGTTGAAGATTTCTtggagaggaggctgcagaCACAGGTCTTCAAGCTCGGACTCGCCAAGAGCATCCACCATGCCCGTGTCCTCATCCGCCAGAGGCACATCCG TGTGCGCAAGCAGGTGGTGAACATCCCCTCCTTCGTGGTGCGCCTGGACAGCCAGAAGCACATCGACTTCTCCCTGAGGTCGCCGTACGGTGGCGGACGCCCAGGCCGCGTCAAGAGAAAGAACGCCAAGAAGGGCcagggtggagctggaggagctgacgatgaggaggaggattaa